One Odocoileus virginianus isolate 20LAN1187 ecotype Illinois chromosome 4, Ovbor_1.2, whole genome shotgun sequence DNA segment encodes these proteins:
- the P2RY13 gene encoding P2Y purinoceptor 13, whose protein sequence is MNVTVMKDFNGSERCPRDLKTAQLVFPAVYTVVFFTGILLNTLALWVFVHIPSSSTFVVYLKNTLLADLIMTLTLPFKILSDARLGPWQLRAFVCRFSAVIFYDTMYVGITLLGLIAFDRFLKIIRPFGKFFVQKPAFAKGVSTLIWLFLFLLSLPNMILSNKEATPSSVKKCASLKGPLGLKWHEAVNYISQFIFWTVFVLMLFFYTVIAKKVYDSYRKSKSKDSKNNKRLEGKVFVVVAVFFLCFAPFHFSRIPYTHSQTNSKTDCRLQNQLFLAKETTLFLAATNICMDPLIYIFLCKRFTERIPCMKGRQIAAFTQENHTSQSDNITLG, encoded by the coding sequence ATGAACGTGACAGTGATGAAGGACTTCAATGGGTCTGAGCGGTGCCCCAGAGACCTGAAGACTGCACAGCTGGTGTTCCCGGCCGTCTACACCGTTGTCTTCTTCACGGGTATCCTGCTGAACACTTTGGCCCTGTGGGTGTTCGTCCACATTCCCAGCTCCTCCACCTTCGTTGTATACCTCAAGAACACTCTGTTGGCTGACTTGATAATGACGCTCACGCTTCCATTTAAAATCCTCTCCGACGCGCGGCTCGGACCCTGGCAGCTCAGAGCCTTCGTCTGTCGCTTTTCTGCCGTTATCTTTTATGATACCATGTACGTGGGCATCACACTGCTGGGGCTCATAGCCTTTGACAGGTTCCTCAAGATCATCAGACCTTTCGGAAAATTCTTCGTACAAAAACCTGCTTTTGCCAAAGGGGTCTCAACCCTCATCTGGCTCTTTCTGTTCCTCCTCTCGCTGCCGAACATGATCCTGAGCAACAAGGAAGCAACACCGTCTTCTGTGAAAAAGTGTGCTTCCTTAAAGGGTCCTCTGGGGCTGAAATGGCATGAAGCAGTGAATTACATTTCCCAGTTCATCTTCTGGACTGTTTTTGTCCTCATGCTTTTCTTCTACACGGTCATTGCAAAAAAGGTGTATGATTCTTACAGGAAGTCCAAGAGTAAGGACAGCAAGAACAACAAAAGGCTAGAAGGTAAAGTGTTCGTTGTCGTGGCTGTCTTCTTTCTGTGTTTCGCCCCGTTCCACTTCTCCAGAATCCCATATACTCACAGTCAAACCAACAGTAAGACTGACTGTCGACTGCAAAATCAACTGTTTCTAGCTAAGGAAACAACTCTCTTTCTGGCAGCAACTAACATTTGCATGGATcccttaatatatatattcttatgtaAAAGATTCACGGAGAGGATACCATGCATGAAAGGGAGACAGATCGCAGCATTCACTCAGGAAAATCATACGAGTCAGTCGGACAATATAACCCTAGGCTGA
- the P2RY12 gene encoding P2Y purinoceptor 12 has protein sequence MDNLSSAAGNSSQCSRDYKVTQALFPLLYTVLFLVGLVTNSLAMRVFFQIRSKSNFIIFLKNTVISDLLMILTFPFKILSDTKLGTGPLRAFVCQVTSVVFYVTMYISISFLGLITIDRYQKTTRPFQTASPNHLRGAKILSVSIWAFMFLISLPNMILTNRRPSDKTVKKCSFLKSEFGLVWHEIVNYVCQVIFWINFLIVIVCYTLITRELYKSYVRTRGAGKAPKKKVNIKVFIIIAVFFICFVPFHFARIPYTLSQTRDVFDCAAENTLFYVKESTLWLTSLNACLDPFIYFFLCKSFRNSLMSMLRCSGSAPSPTHDKRKKGQDGSDPSEETPM, from the coding sequence ATGGACAACCTCAGCTCCGCGGCTGGGAACAGCAGCCAGTGCAGCCGAGACTACAAGGTCACCCAGGCGCTCTTCCCGCTCCTCTACACCGTGCTGTTCCTCGTGGGACTCGTCACCAACAGCCTGGCCATGAGGGTGTTCTTTCAGATCCGCAGTAAATCCAACTTCATCATTTTCCTTAAGAACACCGTCATCTCCGATCTCCTCATGATTCTGACCTTTCCATTCAAAATCCTCAGCGACACCAAGCTGGGGACAGGGCCCCTGAGAGCCTTCGTGTGCCAAGTGACCTCGGTCGTGTTCTACGTCACGATGTACATCAGCATCTCATTCCTGGGGCTGATAACCATCGACCGCTACCAGAAGACCACCAGGCCCTTCCAGACGGCCAGCCCCAACCACCTGCGGGGGGCTAAGATCCTCTCGGTTTCCATCTGGGCCTTCATGTTCTTAATCTCCTTGCCTAACATGATTCTGACCAACAGGAGGCCGAGCGACAAGACTGTGAAGAAATGCTCATTTCTGAAGTCAGAGTTTGGTCTGGTCTGGCATGAAATAGTCAATTATGTCTGTCAAGTCATCTTCTGGATTAATTTTCTCATTGTCATCGTATGCTATACGCTCATCACCAGGGAGCTGTACAAGTCTTATGTGAGAACAAGGGGCGCTGGCAAGGCCCCCAAGAAAAAGGTCAACATCAAGGTCTTCATCATCATCGCTGTCTTTTTCATATGCTTTGTTCCGTTCCATTTTGCCCGAATCCCCTACACCCTGAGCCAGACCCGGGATGTCTTTGACTGCGCTGCTGAGAACACTCTCTTCTACGTGAAAGAAAGCACACTCTGGCTGACGTCCTTAAACGCGTGCCTGGATCCATTCATCTACTTCTTCCTTTGCAAATCCTTCAGAAACTCCTTGATGAGTATGCTGAGATGTTCCGGTTCTGCACCATCTCCAACCCATGacaagaggaaaaaaggacaGGACGGCAGTGACCCAAGTGAAGAGACACCAATGTGA